One Amaranthus tricolor cultivar Red isolate AtriRed21 chromosome 10, ASM2621246v1, whole genome shotgun sequence genomic window carries:
- the LOC130825357 gene encoding ureidoglycolate hydrolase — translation MLPTQSHLIVSLLLLCCCFYLSIIVSVAEDVDPTIKTMHQFSGYPSPSSELNHDLFFSLSVDIHSLQKQMDELATFSDSPSPSVTRVLYTDKDVAARRYIKNLMGLAGLSVREDTIGNIFGRWDGFEPELAAVGTGSHIDAIPYSGKYDGVIGVLGAIEAVNVLKKAGFKPKRSLEVIMFTSEEPTRFGISCLGSRLIAGSEILEKTLKNTFDSENVSFFDAAKSAGYARDNDDLSTIRLKNGTYSGFVELHIEQGPILEAEGIPIGVVTAIAAPASLKVDFEGEGGHAGAVLMPNRNDAGLAAAELALAVEKHVLDSGSIDTVGTVGILDLHPRAVNSIPSKAHLEIDTRDIDETRRNMVVEKIHESAVDIAKKRKVKLSGFDIVNKDPPALSDREIIRAMEASSLELKLKYKLMVSRAYHDSLFMARVSPMGMIFIPCYKGYSHKPEEYAAPEDLTNGVKVLALTLAKLSLS, via the exons ATGCTACCAACTCAATCCCACTTAATTGTATCGCTTCTGCTACTTTGCTGCTGCTTCTATCTCTCCATTATTGTTTCAGTTGCCGAAGATGTAGACCCAACAATCAAAACTATGCACCAATTTTCTGGATACCCATCGCCATCTTCCGAACTCAATCATGATTTATTTTTCTCACTCTCTGTTGATATTCATTCCCTCCAAAAACAG ATGGATGAGCTGGCGACATTCTCAGACTCCCCTTCCCCATCAGTTACTAGAGTTCTCTATACCGACAAGGATGTTGCTGCTCGAAG GTACATTAAAAACTTAATGGGACTTGCTGGCCTTTCAGTCAGGGAGGACACCATTGGAAACATATTTGGTCGATG GGATGGTTTTGAACCAGAACTTGCTGCTGTTGGAACTGGATCACACATTGACGCTATACCGTATTCTGGCAAGTATGATGGAGTTATTGGTGTCCTAGGTGCGATAGAAGCTGTTAATGTGCTGAAAAA GGCTGGATTTAAACCAAAACGGTCTTTGGAGGTCATTATGTTCACATCAGAAGAGCCTACAAGATTTGGAATCAGCTGCTTGGGAAG CCGCTTGATAGCAGGAAGTGAAATCCTTGAAAAAACTCTGAAGAATACATTTGATAGTGAGAATGTATCTTTTTTTGATGCTGCAAAATCTGCTGGTTATGCTAGAGATAATGATGATCTGTCCACAATCCGTCTGAAAAATGGAACTTACTCTGGATTTGTGGAGTTGCATATAGAGCAGGGGCCTATTTTGGAAGCTGAAG GAATTCCTATTGGTGTTGTAACTGCCATTGCTGCACCTGCAAGTTTGAAAGTGGATTTTGAAGGAGAAGGAGGCCATGCAGGTGCTGTCTTGATGCCAAACAG AAATGATGCAGGATTAGCTGCTGCTGAATTAGCATTGGCGGTTGAAAAGCATGTTTTAGACTCTGGGTCTATCGACACTGTTGGCACTGTTG GTATTCTCGACTTGCATCCCAGAGCTGTCAACAGCATCCCGAGCAAAGCGCACTTGGAAATAG ACACACGTGACATTGACgaaacaagaagaaacatggTTGTTGAGAAAATCCATGAATCCGCTGTTGATATAGCCAAGAAACGAAAGGTTAAGCTTTCGGGATTTGACATTGTAAATAAAGATCCACCAGCTCTTTCTGACAGAGAAATAATCAGGGCCATGGAAGCTTCATCCCTTGAGCTAAAGTTGAAATACAAACTGATGGTTAGCAGAGCATACCACGATTCCCTGTTTATGGCTAG GGTATCTCCGATGGGGATGATTTTCATTCCATGTTATAAAG GATATAGTCATAAACCTGAAGAGTATGCAGCTCCTGAAGATCTAACAAATGGTGTAAAAGTATTGGCACTAACCCTAGCGAAATTGTCCCTATCCTGA